One Mycoplasmoides pneumoniae FH genomic region harbors:
- a CDS encoding ABC transporter permease: MDKHQKFDQSLFQRVDINVLKRSDQLIGKPTTNFVEIMKRLFQNKWAILFFLLIVLIILLAIIVPLASPYSAVTPVSNNALAQNLPPRYLWNGAGDIQVEKITARSIAEVAQSSGVLVGKLPEASSNPLATNVKYNIAPYQLAELKNYYPLLGTNGLGVDIWTLLWASMAKSLWIAIVVALVSMVFGTIYGAIAGSFVGRAADNIMSRIIEIIDLVPSILWIIVLGATFRFGGVKQFDDSVVIFTLIFVFWTWPAATTRIYILKNKDTEYIQAARTLGAKQIRIIFVHMLPVVTGRLAVVFVSLIPAVIGYEASLVFLGLKPATEVGLGALLNQVTSSGNIALITSSIVSFAILTVSTRVFANALNDAIDPRVIRR; encoded by the coding sequence ATGGATAAGCACCAAAAATTTGACCAAAGCCTGTTTCAACGGGTAGACATTAATGTCTTAAAACGCTCTGACCAGTTGATTGGCAAACCAACCACTAACTTTGTCGAAATTATGAAGCGGTTGTTCCAAAATAAGTGAGCAATCCTCTTCTTTTTACTGATTGTGCTAATTATTTTGTTAGCCATCATTGTACCCTTAGCATCACCTTATTCAGCCGTTACTCCAGTATCGAACAACGCTTTGGCACAGAACCTACCACCACGATACCTCTGGAACGGCGCGGGTGACATTCAAGTAGAGAAAATTACGGCACGCTCGATTGCTGAAGTGGCCCAATCAAGTGGTGTTTTGGTAGGGAAATTACCGGAGGCAAGTAGCAATCCACTCGCTACTAACGTTAAGTACAACATTGCGCCTTACCAACTAGCAGAGCTGAAAAACTACTATCCATTATTAGGCACTAACGGTTTAGGGGTTGATATTTGAACTTTACTGTGAGCCAGTATGGCCAAGTCACTCTGAATTGCGATTGTGGTAGCCTTAGTTTCAATGGTCTTCGGCACCATTTACGGCGCGATTGCTGGGAGCTTTGTTGGACGCGCTGCTGACAACATTATGAGCCGGATCATTGAAATTATTGATTTGGTTCCTTCAATTCTCTGGATCATTGTCTTGGGAGCAACATTCCGCTTTGGTGGGGTAAAACAATTTGATGACAGTGTGGTGATCTTTACCTTAATCTTTGTCTTTTGGACCTGACCCGCTGCTACCACAAGGATCTACATCTTAAAGAATAAGGATACGGAGTACATCCAAGCAGCGCGTACCTTAGGAGCAAAACAAATTCGCATTATTTTTGTCCACATGCTACCAGTTGTAACTGGTCGTTTAGCAGTCGTCTTTGTGAGTTTGATTCCCGCTGTGATTGGTTATGAAGCATCACTGGTTTTCTTAGGGCTTAAACCTGCTACCGAAGTGGGACTTGGTGCTTTATTAAACCAGGTCACCAGTAGTGGTAACATAGCACTGATTACCAGCTCAATTGTGAGCTTTGCAATTCTCACCGTTTCGACCCGCGTGTTTGCTAACGCTTTAAATGACGCAATTGACCCACGGGTAATAAGGAGGTAA
- a CDS encoding ABC transporter ATP-binding protein, with product MALKATNFFTEPEYKLQDDLILDIRDLHVSFKVKDGIMQAVRGVDLKVKKGAIVGIVGESGSGKSVCVKSIIGFNDGAKTTAKLMNFKNIDISKIKKHQWQYYRGTYVSYISQDPLFSLNPTMTIGRQVKEAIYVSCKRRYYQTKSDLKYDLQTERIDLDTYKEKLAQAKETYKAKTTKAAVHAKTLEILNFIGIDQAEKRLKAFPSEFSGGMRQRIVIAIAVATEPDLIIADEPTTALDVTIQAKALNLIKQLRDLLNITIIFISHNISLIANFCDFVYVMYAGRLVEKGLVEEIFTNPVHPYTWALMASIPEGTDKNAPLTSIPGYIPNMLSPPKGDAFAARNQFALAIDFEHQPPFFDVTETHKAATWLLHPQAPKVEMPADVKEKIAITRKALAIKMPSQPVKQPKSNGNKKTKTKSAR from the coding sequence ATGGCACTAAAAGCAACTAATTTTTTTACAGAACCAGAGTACAAACTGCAGGATGATTTGATCTTAGACATCCGTGATCTTCACGTGAGTTTTAAGGTTAAAGACGGCATTATGCAAGCTGTCCGTGGTGTTGATCTCAAAGTCAAAAAGGGCGCCATTGTCGGCATTGTGGGCGAATCTGGTAGTGGTAAATCGGTCTGTGTTAAGTCGATTATTGGCTTTAACGATGGCGCAAAAACGACCGCTAAGTTAATGAACTTTAAGAACATTGACATTAGCAAGATTAAAAAGCACCAGTGACAGTACTACCGTGGCACGTACGTGTCTTACATTTCCCAAGATCCACTGTTCTCGTTAAACCCCACCATGACCATCGGTCGCCAGGTTAAAGAAGCGATTTATGTGTCGTGTAAGCGCCGATATTACCAAACTAAGAGTGACCTCAAATACGATTTGCAAACAGAACGAATTGACCTGGACACTTACAAGGAAAAACTAGCACAAGCCAAGGAAACTTACAAAGCTAAAACGACTAAGGCGGCGGTCCATGCAAAAACGCTAGAAATCCTTAACTTCATTGGCATTGACCAAGCTGAAAAGCGCTTAAAGGCCTTTCCAAGTGAGTTTTCCGGGGGAATGCGGCAACGGATTGTGATCGCGATTGCCGTAGCCACCGAACCGGATTTAATTATTGCCGATGAACCGACCACGGCGTTGGATGTGACCATCCAAGCGAAGGCGTTGAACCTAATTAAACAGCTGCGTGACCTGCTCAACATTACCATTATTTTTATTAGTCACAACATCTCGTTAATTGCTAATTTCTGTGACTTTGTATACGTAATGTACGCTGGTCGATTAGTGGAAAAGGGCTTAGTTGAGGAAATCTTTACCAATCCGGTGCACCCCTACACTTGGGCATTAATGGCTTCTATCCCTGAAGGTACGGACAAAAACGCTCCGCTAACCTCAATTCCTGGGTATATTCCCAATATGTTATCCCCGCCTAAGGGCGATGCCTTTGCAGCGCGGAACCAGTTTGCACTTGCCATTGATTTCGAGCACCAACCGCCGTTCTTTGATGTAACGGAAACTCATAAGGCCGCTACCTGGCTACTCCATCCCCAAGCACCGAAGGTAGAGATGCCCGCCGATGTCAAGGAAAAGATTGCCATTACCCGCAAAGCACTCGCCATTAAAATGCCATCTCAACCTGTAAAACAACCAAAAAGCAATGGAAACAAAAAAACAAAAACAAAATCCGCTCGTTAA